The Tenacibaculum sp. MAR_2010_89 genome has a window encoding:
- a CDS encoding short chain dehydrogenase, translating to MKILVIGGNGTIGKKVSNYLMTKHEVIIGGRLSGDVKIDISKSESIENCFSQIGKLDAIVCIAGEAKWDAFKNLTEEDYYIGLKSKLMGQVNVVRIGSKYLNPKGSITLSTGILADYPVEKTTSAAMVNGAIHSFVKAVDLEIENEIRVNVVSLGVVQDAYEKYKDYFPGHNPIPTDKVINSYIKSIEGKNRGQIIRYYD from the coding sequence ATGAAAATATTAGTTATTGGTGGTAATGGAACTATAGGCAAAAAAGTATCTAATTATTTAATGACCAAACACGAAGTTATAATTGGAGGTAGATTAAGTGGTGACGTTAAAATTGACATTTCAAAAAGTGAATCGATTGAAAATTGCTTCTCTCAAATTGGTAAATTAGATGCTATTGTTTGTATTGCTGGTGAAGCAAAATGGGATGCTTTTAAAAACCTGACTGAAGAAGATTATTACATTGGTTTAAAAAGCAAATTAATGGGGCAAGTTAATGTAGTTAGAATAGGTAGTAAATATCTAAACCCTAAAGGATCTATTACTCTATCTACAGGTATTTTAGCTGATTATCCTGTTGAAAAAACAACAAGTGCTGCTATGGTTAATGGAGCTATACATAGTTTTGTAAAAGCTGTAGATTTAGAAATAGAAAATGAAATACGTGTAAATGTTGTATCACTTGGTGTTGTTCAAGATGCTTATGAGAAATACAAAGATTATTTTCCTGGCCATAATCCAATTCCAACTGACAAAGTAATCAATTCTTATATTAAAAGTATAGAGGGGAAAAATAGAGGTCAAATTATACGATATTATGATTAA
- a CDS encoding IPT/TIG domain-containing protein: MNLHKLYVTALLSLLFFNCSSEKTIPPNNNNVKVETLSSKILPEGGVELTGRIENVELELDYGFVIATHKNQTQNYPIITKTISGLKNGEFSLKIKNDLHKKYQYYFNAFAYTSNRKIYGLEKRFTSQGSTNPVIESVIPSIAHLGDTIIIKGKNFSNNFSVLFDKIKATVLIKSDSLTKAIVPIYPSGLRFSKITLEKKTGELDSADFKLYEPIVNAISPKYVHGSDILTFKGDHFDLRKNVNKVRMMFHSNYTFLEIISSTRNELKVKAPIHYYEFKPRFKLTSQAKEIDVNNFIEVKIPNIISCPKTIKFDTEYIVEGNNFPNIGYSFRPFSVQLNSHSHAKIDKATKEKLSLSISKNTSLRDFYIKNFSIEYLGKKTTFDTKVYIDEPMIFINNQETIKTHTYNGILFGLVYDFNSRGYFISKFDEIKKEFIIDQRNKLPTNSINTKFIAFYKDTFVFLKYENNINKLYSYNFSNKTTKTLADFPGENRFNALIEVVNDHLYFGLGSFTHHPVKYFGDIWKYSFTQNTWIKAIDFAEITSMNKAKRNPISFSVGNKLFFGAGQDGYHSDFWVYDTSTNKITKRGSLPFLKGGSSTIHPVVKGNKVFVFLDYLYSYDINSDKWATHNNFKDYGVTSGLFVHDNYIYKYSYKHGSGYYTHKLNNNYF; encoded by the coding sequence ATGAACTTACATAAACTGTATGTAACTGCATTACTATCTCTATTGTTTTTCAATTGTTCTTCTGAAAAAACAATACCTCCAAACAATAACAATGTAAAAGTAGAAACTCTTTCCTCTAAAATATTACCTGAAGGTGGTGTTGAATTAACTGGTAGAATAGAAAATGTTGAGCTTGAATTAGATTATGGATTTGTCATTGCTACACATAAAAACCAGACTCAAAACTATCCTATAATAACAAAAACCATCAGTGGTTTAAAAAACGGGGAATTTAGTTTAAAAATTAAAAATGATTTACACAAAAAGTATCAATACTATTTTAATGCTTTTGCTTATACAAGTAATAGAAAAATTTATGGTCTTGAAAAAAGGTTTACTTCGCAAGGAAGTACAAACCCTGTAATTGAATCTGTAATACCTTCAATAGCACATCTCGGTGATACTATCATTATAAAAGGTAAAAATTTCTCAAATAATTTTTCTGTTTTATTTGATAAAATAAAAGCTACTGTTCTTATTAAAAGTGATTCCCTCACCAAGGCTATTGTTCCTATATACCCTTCTGGTTTAAGATTTTCTAAAATAACCTTAGAAAAAAAAACAGGGGAGTTAGATTCTGCAGATTTTAAACTTTATGAACCTATAGTTAACGCTATATCACCAAAATATGTACATGGTTCTGATATATTAACTTTTAAAGGTGATCATTTTGATCTTAGAAAAAATGTTAATAAAGTTAGAATGATGTTTCATAGTAACTATACTTTTCTTGAGATAATAAGTAGTACAAGAAATGAATTAAAAGTTAAAGCACCAATTCATTATTATGAATTTAAACCTAGGTTTAAACTTACCAGCCAAGCAAAAGAAATTGATGTTAATAATTTTATCGAGGTCAAAATACCTAACATCATATCTTGTCCTAAAACCATTAAATTTGACACCGAATATATTGTTGAAGGAAATAACTTTCCTAACATTGGATATTCTTTCCGTCCATTTAGTGTTCAACTTAACTCACACTCTCATGCTAAAATAGATAAAGCTACAAAAGAGAAATTAAGTCTTTCAATATCAAAAAACACTTCTCTTAGAGATTTTTATATTAAAAATTTTTCCATAGAGTATCTTGGTAAAAAAACAACTTTTGACACCAAGGTTTATATTGATGAACCAATGATTTTTATTAACAATCAAGAAACTATAAAAACTCACACCTATAATGGTATTTTATTTGGCCTTGTATACGATTTTAATAGTAGAGGATATTTTATCTCAAAATTTGACGAAATCAAAAAAGAATTTATAATTGACCAAAGAAATAAGCTACCAACTAATTCAATCAATACTAAATTTATCGCTTTTTATAAAGATACTTTTGTCTTCTTAAAATATGAAAACAACATTAATAAATTATATTCTTATAACTTCTCTAATAAAACAACAAAGACCCTCGCTGATTTCCCAGGAGAAAATAGATTTAATGCTTTAATAGAAGTTGTTAATGATCATTTATATTTTGGGCTTGGAAGTTTCACTCATCATCCTGTTAAATATTTTGGTGATATTTGGAAATACTCTTTTACTCAAAACACATGGATAAAAGCAATTGATTTTGCTGAAATCACCTCTATGAATAAAGCTAAAAGAAATCCTATAAGCTTTAGTGTAGGCAATAAGTTATTTTTTGGAGCTGGTCAGGATGGTTACCATTCAGATTTTTGGGTGTATGACACAAGTACTAATAAAATAACTAAAAGAGGATCACTTCCTTTTTTAAAAGGTGGTTCTTCAACAATACATCCCGTTGTTAAAGGTAATAAGGTGTTTGTGTTTTTAGATTATTTGTACAGCTATGACATCAACTCTGATAAATGGGCTACTCATAACAATTTCAAAGATTATGGTGTTACATCTGGGCTTTTTGTTCATGACAACTATATATATAAGTATAGCTATAAGCATGGTTCAGGATATTACACCCATAAATTAAACAACAACTATTTTTAA
- a CDS encoding IPT/TIG domain-containing protein translates to MKKIIASHIYIFILIFFFISCSSDEDIFVAPSVVTKQSINKTDGGVILYANFENFSPDHEVGFILTDNKTHRNYLLNKPVKGNNHIEIKKGLYLDRKYYYRAFIKTKDSLYLGLQKEFISTGSILTKFISLNPSKGNFGNEIQIKTASDISNIPSGDLTIFFNNKAAYIKEIKNNIISCYVPYYEGNKKASISINYLGKKLTTDLKFELLPPIINNVSPEKTTFREEITITGKNFSSSYPGIIKVFINGIETVITNKTPTQIKIKIPDNLKERNLSIKVISNLQETLYNKNITLKNVIINPIVNKAIIRESLLITGENFNPIKENNKVYFDGNEAYINSIENNNKLYVRVPEGVYNNWTPSVKVIVADNLESNIESVQIKNSAIRVNSETFLKDFQITGSLKINGTTNVFGFNNNNYKFIVYKFNDITHNFYDKKEIKLPYNISFSHLNTQNGFIYLKYERDDGNFFKIDIKNSSITSLSDFKGINKSIPFYYSDEKLVFVSSDFYRVPHLIMYEYDLKNNTWSDKPRNEDFTIGHLFHKKGESFYKKDIYYKSSYFHSLKGNNINKSNIKIPKDFLSYHFLSHFENNTFYFFDDSPNYHNNQNNRLSILDINSNTWKEFTNILPWRYNILGIFKSKDFFYINIIDFHYNQHLLKLDIKRLTL, encoded by the coding sequence ATGAAAAAAATAATCGCATCTCACATATATATATTTATTTTAATCTTTTTTTTTATATCATGTTCTTCTGATGAAGATATTTTTGTAGCTCCATCTGTAGTTACAAAGCAAAGCATAAACAAAACTGATGGTGGAGTTATTCTATATGCTAATTTTGAAAACTTCAGCCCCGATCATGAAGTAGGTTTTATATTAACTGATAATAAAACTCATAGAAACTATCTACTAAACAAACCTGTAAAAGGTAATAATCATATAGAAATCAAGAAAGGTTTATATCTAGATAGGAAATATTATTATAGAGCCTTTATAAAAACAAAAGACTCACTTTATTTAGGGCTACAAAAAGAATTTATATCTACAGGTAGTATACTAACGAAATTTATAAGTTTAAATCCAAGTAAAGGAAATTTTGGAAATGAAATACAGATTAAAACTGCTTCAGATATTTCTAACATTCCATCAGGTGATTTAACTATTTTTTTTAATAACAAAGCTGCGTATATAAAAGAAATAAAAAATAATATCATATCCTGTTATGTACCTTATTATGAAGGCAACAAAAAAGCTTCAATTTCAATTAACTACTTAGGAAAAAAACTAACTACTGATTTAAAATTTGAACTTCTTCCTCCTATTATTAATAATGTTTCCCCTGAGAAAACAACTTTTAGAGAAGAAATTACTATAACAGGTAAAAACTTTTCTTCTTCGTACCCAGGAATTATTAAAGTTTTCATTAACGGTATAGAGACAGTAATTACTAATAAAACCCCTACTCAGATTAAAATTAAAATTCCTGATAATTTAAAGGAAAGAAATCTATCTATTAAAGTTATTAGTAATTTACAAGAAACACTCTATAATAAAAATATTACTTTAAAGAATGTAATTATTAACCCTATAGTTAATAAAGCTATTATTAGGGAATCTTTATTAATAACAGGTGAAAATTTCAACCCTATAAAAGAAAATAATAAAGTATACTTTGATGGTAATGAAGCTTATATTAACTCAATAGAGAACAATAATAAATTATATGTAAGGGTTCCTGAAGGAGTTTACAATAACTGGACTCCGAGTGTTAAAGTAATCGTAGCTGATAACTTAGAATCTAATATTGAATCTGTTCAAATAAAAAACTCAGCTATAAGAGTAAATAGTGAAACTTTTCTAAAAGATTTTCAAATAACTGGAAGCCTTAAAATTAATGGAACAACTAATGTTTTTGGCTTCAATAATAATAACTATAAATTCATAGTTTATAAATTTAATGACATAACTCATAATTTTTATGATAAAAAAGAAATTAAATTACCTTATAATATTTCTTTTAGTCACTTAAACACTCAAAATGGCTTTATTTATTTAAAATACGAAAGGGATGATGGTAATTTTTTTAAAATTGACATAAAAAATTCTAGTATTACTTCTTTATCTGACTTTAAAGGGATTAATAAATCTATTCCTTTTTATTATTCAGATGAAAAATTAGTTTTTGTTAGCTCTGATTTTTATAGGGTTCCTCATTTAATAATGTATGAATATGATTTAAAAAATAATACATGGTCTGACAAACCTAGAAATGAAGATTTTACTATTGGTCATTTATTTCATAAAAAAGGAGAATCTTTTTATAAAAAAGACATTTATTATAAATCGTCTTATTTTCATTCTTTAAAAGGAAATAACATAAACAAAAGTAATATTAAAATTCCTAAAGACTTTTTAAGTTATCATTTCTTGTCTCACTTTGAAAATAATACATTTTATTTTTTTGATGATTCGCCAAATTATCATAATAATCAAAATAATCGATTATCGATTTTAGATATAAACAGTAATACTTGGAAAGAGTTTACTAATATACTTCCTTGGAGGTATAATATATTAGGGATTTTTAAATCAAAAGATTTCTTTTATATTAATATTATTGATTTTCATTACAACCAACATTTACTTAAACTTGATATAAAAAGGCTAACACTTTAA
- the speB gene encoding agmatinase yields MSKITIQGIKYDEKSSYLRGPSLAPSLIRDALNCGSANMYSENLISIENPAINDAGDFEIKEYFDIEKITKEHIDTGAKIFTLGGDHSITFPIIKAHSKKYPKFDILHIDAHCDLYDNYEGDLYSHASPFARIMEHGLVNRLVQVGIRTLNPHQAEQAEKYNVEIHQMKDLDLASIPEFKNPLYISLDMDGFDPAYAPGVSHHEPGGLTSRQVINLIQSIDTEIIGADIVEYNPKQDLKNMTAFLAAKMMKEIVTKML; encoded by the coding sequence ATGAGTAAAATAACTATTCAAGGAATTAAGTACGATGAAAAATCCTCCTACTTAAGAGGACCAAGTCTTGCTCCTTCTTTAATAAGAGACGCTTTAAACTGTGGCTCCGCTAATATGTATTCTGAAAACTTAATTTCAATTGAAAACCCAGCTATAAATGATGCGGGAGATTTTGAAATTAAAGAATATTTTGACATTGAAAAAATAACAAAAGAGCATATAGATACTGGTGCTAAAATTTTTACCCTAGGAGGAGATCACTCTATAACTTTTCCTATTATCAAAGCGCATAGTAAAAAGTATCCTAAATTTGATATACTACATATAGACGCCCACTGTGACTTATACGATAATTATGAAGGTGATTTATATTCTCATGCTTCGCCTTTTGCTAGAATTATGGAACACGGACTTGTTAACAGACTGGTACAGGTTGGAATCAGAACCTTAAATCCACATCAAGCTGAACAAGCAGAAAAATATAACGTAGAAATTCATCAAATGAAAGATTTAGACTTAGCATCTATTCCTGAGTTTAAAAATCCCTTATATATTTCTTTAGATATGGACGGATTTGACCCTGCTTACGCTCCTGGTGTTTCTCATCATGAACCTGGAGGATTGACTTCAAGACAGGTTATAAATTTAATTCAAAGCATAGATACAGAAATCATTGGTGCTGATATTGTAGAATACAACCCAAAACAAGATTTAAAAAACATGACTGCTTTTTTAGCTGCTAAAATGATGAAAGAAATAGTAACTAAAATGTTATAA
- a CDS encoding DUF2141 domain-containing protein — translation MQKTVIIIVIFLSGILTSLAQEKYTITVEFTGMKSNKGSLFVALYNKEANFLKRPYKRKIGEIKNKKAKVVFEGVLPGVYAISSFHDENDNKKMDTRIFGIPKEPTGTSNNAKGFMGPPKYKDAKFEVKENSIIQIKIN, via the coding sequence ATGCAAAAAACAGTAATAATCATAGTAATTTTCTTAAGTGGAATACTAACCTCATTAGCACAAGAGAAATATACCATAACAGTTGAGTTTACGGGAATGAAATCTAATAAAGGAAGTTTGTTTGTTGCTTTGTATAATAAAGAAGCTAATTTTTTAAAAAGACCTTACAAAAGAAAAATAGGGGAAATTAAAAACAAAAAAGCGAAAGTTGTTTTTGAAGGGGTTTTACCAGGAGTTTATGCAATTTCATCATTTCATGATGAGAATGATAATAAAAAAATGGATACCAGAATATTTGGAATTCCAAAAGAACCAACAGGAACTTCAAATAACGCAAAAGGTTTTATGGGGCCGCCTAAATATAAGGATGCAAAATTCGAAGTTAAAGAAAATAGTATTATTCAAATTAAAATTAATTAA
- a CDS encoding TonB-dependent receptor, whose protein sequence is MKQVLIIIVFVLVHLSMNAQTVISGKVTDTKGEPILGANIYLEGTYDGTSSDENGEFKFRTSEKGVKKLLVSFISFESFSKIGDVSSFKNLHIKLKDDVNTLDAVSINAGTFEAGDNAKVTALKPLDVVTTASALGDFVGAIQTLPGTSTVDEDGRLFVRGGDAGETQIFVDGIRVFTPYAPSARNIPTRGRFSPFLFKGFSFSTGGYSAEYGQALSSVLTMSTIDEPTQEKTDISIMTVGGGIGNTQIWGKNSLSINASYINLAPYQKLFPDRNTWNKPVQAASGEMVYRYKPNEDGILKLYGAFSYTDFDMIQEDINYVDGFHFGLRNRNLYFNGSYKERLDNNWKISGGFSFTNDFSNLGILDDVVKDEENSIHAKIKLQKKVSNRFKLNFGAEYLFTHFNENYIGNNTGNYKYKFKNDIASVFAETDIFFSKKLASKIGVRFENSEFLNQFTVSPRVSLAYKTGKDAQVSLAYGQFYQNPNNDYLKFSDNLKAQEASHLIANYQYVKDKKIFRIEGYYKEYDNLVKYDTQIALPMSKFNNEGSGYAKGIDVFWRDGKTIKNTEYWVSYSYLDTERDYKNYPTKATPGFASSHNMSIVAKHFVKDWKSQLGLSYNFASGRNYTNPNKSGFLNDKTINYNSVSFNWAYLISQQKIVYFSVNNVLGTQNIFGYNYKNTPNVNGVFDRQAIIPSVDRFFFVGFFWTISDNKKDNQLNNL, encoded by the coding sequence ATGAAACAAGTTTTAATAATTATAGTTTTTGTGTTAGTACATTTATCAATGAATGCACAAACAGTTATTTCAGGTAAAGTAACTGACACAAAAGGTGAACCTATTTTAGGAGCGAATATATATTTAGAAGGAACCTATGATGGTACTTCGTCAGATGAAAATGGAGAGTTTAAATTTAGAACTTCAGAAAAAGGCGTAAAGAAATTATTAGTATCATTTATCTCTTTTGAATCTTTTTCAAAAATAGGAGATGTATCTTCATTTAAAAATTTGCATATAAAATTAAAAGATGATGTTAATACATTAGATGCTGTATCCATCAATGCAGGAACTTTTGAAGCAGGTGATAATGCAAAAGTAACAGCATTAAAGCCATTAGATGTAGTTACTACTGCTAGTGCTTTGGGTGATTTTGTAGGTGCTATTCAAACATTACCTGGTACTTCAACAGTAGATGAAGATGGACGTTTGTTTGTTAGAGGTGGAGATGCTGGGGAAACACAAATTTTTGTTGATGGTATTCGAGTGTTTACACCTTATGCGCCATCAGCAAGAAATATACCTACTAGGGGAAGATTTTCTCCATTTTTGTTTAAAGGATTTTCTTTTTCAACTGGTGGATATTCTGCTGAGTATGGACAAGCTTTATCTAGTGTTTTGACAATGAGTACTATTGATGAGCCTACTCAAGAAAAAACAGATATATCTATTATGACAGTTGGAGGAGGTATAGGAAATACTCAAATATGGGGTAAGAATTCATTAAGTATAAACGCATCTTATATAAATTTAGCACCGTATCAAAAATTGTTTCCAGACAGAAATACATGGAATAAACCAGTGCAAGCAGCAAGTGGAGAAATGGTGTATCGTTATAAACCTAATGAAGATGGAATATTGAAGTTATATGGAGCTTTTAGTTACACTGATTTCGATATGATTCAGGAAGATATTAATTATGTTGATGGATTTCATTTTGGACTTAGAAATAGAAATTTATATTTTAATGGTTCTTATAAAGAAAGGTTAGATAATAATTGGAAAATTTCTGGAGGATTCAGTTTTACTAATGATTTTTCAAATTTAGGAATACTAGATGATGTTGTAAAAGATGAAGAAAACTCTATTCATGCTAAAATAAAACTACAAAAAAAAGTATCAAATAGATTTAAATTAAATTTCGGAGCTGAATATTTATTTACACACTTTAATGAAAATTATATAGGAAATAACACAGGGAACTATAAGTATAAATTTAAAAATGATATAGCTAGTGTTTTTGCAGAAACTGATATTTTCTTTTCAAAAAAATTAGCCTCGAAAATTGGTGTTCGTTTTGAGAATTCTGAGTTTTTAAATCAATTTACTGTTTCACCTAGAGTTTCATTAGCATACAAAACAGGTAAGGATGCTCAAGTTTCACTTGCCTATGGACAATTTTATCAAAATCCTAATAATGATTATTTAAAGTTTTCTGATAATTTAAAAGCTCAAGAAGCTTCGCATCTTATTGCAAATTATCAATATGTTAAGGATAAGAAAATATTTAGAATTGAAGGTTATTATAAAGAGTATGATAATTTAGTGAAATATGATACACAAATAGCATTACCAATGTCTAAATTTAATAATGAAGGAAGTGGATACGCTAAAGGAATAGATGTGTTTTGGAGAGATGGGAAAACCATAAAAAATACAGAGTATTGGGTGTCATACTCATATTTAGATACGGAAAGAGATTATAAAAACTATCCTACAAAGGCTACTCCAGGTTTTGCTTCTTCACATAACATGTCTATTGTAGCTAAGCATTTTGTAAAAGATTGGAAAAGTCAATTAGGCTTGAGTTACAATTTTGCTTCTGGAAGAAACTACACTAACCCAAATAAAAGTGGCTTTTTAAATGATAAAACAATTAACTATAATTCAGTAAGTTTTAATTGGGCATATTTAATTAGCCAGCAAAAAATAGTATACTTTTCTGTAAATAACGTTTTAGGTACTCAAAACATATTTGGCTATAATTATAAAAATACGCCTAATGTAAATGGAGTTTTTGATAGACAGGCTATTATTCCTTCGGTAGATAGGTTTTTCTTCGTCGGTTTCTTCTGGACAATAAGTGATAATAAGAAAGATAACCAGTTAAATAATCTATAA
- the pdxH gene encoding pyridoxamine 5'-phosphate oxidase, whose protein sequence is MAHDLSNHRKSYEKQELLEINCPENPIELFRNWFLTADNSEMVDEANAMTISSIGQDGFPKSRIVLLKKYTWEGFIFYTNYNSEKGKAIINNNHVCLSFFWSGLEQQIIIKGTANKLASNLSDGYFESRPDGSKLGAWASNQSEVVTSRKELDNNLTSYEAKFKNQEIPRPKHWGGFIVKPISIEFWQGRPNRMHDRIRYSLQKDFSWKLERLAP, encoded by the coding sequence ATGGCACACGATTTAAGTAATCATAGAAAGTCTTACGAAAAACAAGAACTCCTTGAAATAAATTGTCCTGAAAACCCAATTGAACTTTTTAGAAATTGGTTTTTAACAGCAGATAACTCTGAAATGGTTGATGAAGCAAACGCTATGACTATTTCATCTATAGGGCAAGATGGTTTTCCAAAAAGTAGAATTGTTTTGTTAAAAAAATATACTTGGGAAGGCTTTATCTTTTATACTAATTATAATTCTGAAAAAGGGAAAGCTATTATAAATAACAATCATGTTTGCTTGTCTTTTTTTTGGTCAGGTTTAGAACAGCAGATAATAATAAAAGGTACTGCTAATAAGTTAGCTTCTAATTTATCTGATGGCTATTTTGAATCTAGGCCAGATGGTAGTAAATTAGGTGCTTGGGCATCAAACCAAAGTGAAGTAGTTACTTCTAGGAAAGAGTTAGACAATAACTTAACTTCTTATGAAGCAAAATTTAAAAATCAAGAAATTCCAAGGCCAAAACATTGGGGTGGTTTTATTGTTAAACCTATTTCTATTGAATTTTGGCAAGGTCGTCCTAACAGGATGCATGACAGAATTAGATATTCTTTACAAAAAGATTTTTCTTGGAAACTTGAACGTTTAGCTCCATAG
- a CDS encoding histidine phosphatase family protein, giving the protein MKTIYIVRHAKSSWKYDSVKDIDRPLKERGINDAHLLSKYLAKEIQKPDVFVSSSANRALHTAVIFCENFSYPLSNLQIKRQLYSFSDGYLVKTVKALDDSFNSAIIFSHDHGINTFVNKFGSKPIAHVATCGVIGIEFNEKHWKNIKKGNTILAEFPKNHR; this is encoded by the coding sequence ATGAAGACAATTTACATCGTTCGTCACGCTAAATCTTCATGGAAGTATGATAGCGTTAAAGATATTGACAGACCACTAAAAGAACGTGGTATTAATGATGCACATTTGCTATCGAAATATTTAGCCAAAGAAATACAAAAGCCAGATGTTTTTGTTTCAAGTAGTGCTAACAGGGCGTTACACACAGCTGTTATTTTTTGTGAAAACTTTAGTTATCCATTATCTAACTTGCAAATAAAACGTCAGCTTTATAGTTTTAGTGATGGTTATTTAGTAAAAACTGTGAAAGCTTTAGATGATAGTTTTAATAGCGCCATTATATTTAGTCATGATCATGGTATAAATACTTTTGTAAATAAATTCGGAAGTAAACCTATTGCACATGTAGCTACTTGCGGTGTTATAGGAATTGAATTCAATGAAAAGCACTGGAAAAACATAAAAAAAGGGAATACTATATTAGCAGAGTTTCCTAAAAATCATAGATAA
- a CDS encoding Ppx/GppA phosphatase family protein, whose protein sequence is MLKITKYGAIDIGSNAVRLLVANVIEENDKDPQFKKSSLVRVPIRLGADAFVSGTISTENTNRIVDAMKAFKLIMKVHGVEKYKACATSAMREATNGKDVAKMVLKETDVEIDIIDGKKEAAIISSTDLNQLIESDSTYLYVDVGGGSTEFTLFSRGKIVNSKSFKIGTVRLINNKKSDNKIIFKKVQYWIEENTKNYKRITLIGSGGNINKIFKMSGREQGKPISYIYLNAQYQFLKKMTYKERISELGLNPDRADVIVPATKIYLSAMKWSGARKIFVPKIGLSDGIIKSLYFNKL, encoded by the coding sequence ATTTTGAAAATAACAAAATACGGAGCTATTGATATAGGCTCAAATGCCGTAAGACTACTAGTTGCCAATGTAATTGAAGAGAATGATAAAGATCCTCAATTTAAAAAATCATCTTTGGTTCGTGTTCCAATACGTTTAGGAGCTGATGCTTTTGTATCTGGAACCATTTCAACCGAAAATACTAATAGAATTGTAGATGCCATGAAAGCTTTTAAGCTTATTATGAAAGTTCATGGTGTTGAAAAATATAAAGCTTGTGCTACTTCTGCCATGCGAGAAGCAACAAACGGTAAAGATGTTGCTAAAATGGTTTTAAAAGAAACTGATGTTGAAATTGACATCATTGATGGTAAAAAAGAAGCGGCTATAATATCTTCTACTGACTTAAATCAATTAATTGAATCAGACAGTACTTATTTATATGTTGATGTAGGTGGAGGTAGTACTGAATTTACCTTATTCTCAAGAGGTAAAATAGTTAACTCTAAATCTTTTAAAATAGGTACAGTTAGATTAATAAACAATAAAAAATCTGACAATAAAATTATCTTTAAAAAGGTTCAATACTGGATCGAAGAAAACACAAAAAACTACAAAAGAATTACTTTAATAGGTTCTGGAGGTAATATTAATAAAATATTCAAAATGTCTGGAAGAGAGCAAGGAAAACCGATTTCTTATATTTATCTTAATGCTCAATATCAGTTTTTAAAAAAAATGACCTATAAAGAACGAATTTCTGAATTAGGTCTTAATCCAGATAGAGCTGATGTAATTGTTCCTGCTACAAAAATCTACCTTTCTGCAATGAAATGGAGTGGAGCTAGAAAAATATTTGTTCCTAAAATAGGGCTTTCAGACGGGATAATTAAAAGCTTATACTTCAATAAATTGTAA